From a region of the Desulfuromonas sp. KJ2020 genome:
- a CDS encoding HD-GYP domain-containing protein — protein MIAVGLSLLDQESTAPCDMFRRVHNEEYILFARKGLPLSQGLAENLRENAVSALYIEPAEGDAYFQCLKNLTEQAVADSKEKPERKAQIVYSSCKEILRQVFDDPRASFIHLAMDIIAPTMDLIVTDDVATRCLIKLTDYDQQTYTHSTNVGIFGIALARNYYGQKAEKELKAFGAGFFLHDLGKCRIPLSIINKPGPLTPQERLIVNRHPEDGYKILQENGVMTEELKCLTLQHHERDDGGGYPYGLTRQDIHPYARICRLVDIYEALTSERPYHRRSSTFDTLKLMKEKLVVDMEPSLFEHFVRLFLT, from the coding sequence ATGATAGCCGTCGGATTAAGCCTGCTTGACCAGGAAAGCACCGCGCCCTGCGACATGTTTCGCCGGGTGCACAATGAGGAGTATATCCTCTTCGCCCGTAAAGGGCTCCCCCTGTCGCAGGGTCTGGCCGAAAATCTCCGTGAAAACGCGGTGAGCGCTCTGTACATAGAGCCAGCGGAGGGCGACGCCTATTTCCAATGCCTTAAAAATCTGACAGAACAAGCCGTTGCCGACAGCAAGGAAAAACCGGAGCGCAAGGCCCAGATCGTCTATTCATCCTGCAAGGAAATCCTGCGACAGGTGTTTGACGATCCCCGCGCCTCCTTCATTCACCTGGCCATGGATATCATCGCCCCGACGATGGATCTGATTGTCACGGACGATGTGGCCACTCGCTGCCTGATCAAACTGACCGATTATGATCAGCAGACCTACACCCATTCGACCAACGTCGGTATTTTCGGTATCGCCCTGGCCAGGAACTATTATGGGCAGAAGGCTGAAAAAGAACTGAAGGCCTTTGGCGCCGGGTTTTTTCTCCACGATCTGGGCAAGTGCCGCATTCCTCTATCTATCATCAACAAGCCAGGCCCTTTGACACCGCAGGAGCGGCTGATCGTCAACCGGCATCCCGAGGATGGCTATAAGATCCTGCAGGAAAACGGGGTGATGACAGAGGAACTGAAGTGTCTCACTCTTCAACACCATGAAAGGGATGATGGTGGCGGCTACCCCTATGGGCTGACCCGCCAGGACATCCACCCCTATGCCCGCATCTGCCGCCTTGTGGATATCTACGAGGCTTTGACCTCCGAGCGCCCTTACCACCGCCGGTCATCGACCTTTGATACCCTTAAACTGATGAAAGAGAAGCTGGTTGTGGATATGGAGCCCAGCCTCTTTGAGCACTTTGTCAGACTATTTTTGACCTAG